The Bombus terrestris chromosome 16, iyBomTerr1.2, whole genome shotgun sequence genome includes a region encoding these proteins:
- the LOC100650019 gene encoding protein ILRUN, which yields MNMDNVDQHLLHQFSCLGTTDRDDLVKQLQKLLAGSQLNETTAEFFLDMNNWNLQAAICSYFDFESPVQHKFPCMMLISDSTIGEGESIPPLTNFRKSWHIQNSGREAWPDGVCLQYIGGVQMGECTKIPVPSLGPGEITEVSVDLQSPPHCGTFQSKWRMMVKSTEILFGDVIWITITVSESGTLAITQQLHQLSTSSSNDTKMC from the exons ATGAACATGGACAACGTGGACCAACATTTGCTTCATCAGTTTAGTTGTCTAGGCACCACCGACAGAGATGATCTGGTGAAGCAGCTGCAGAAGCTGCTGGCTGGCAGCCAGCTCAACGAAACTACTGCTGAGTTCTTTTTGGATATGAATAATTG GAATCTCCAAGCGGCAATTTGTAGCTACTTTGACTTTGAGTCTCCAGTTCAACATAAATTTCCTTGTATGATGCTGATAAGCGATAGCACCATTGGCGAAGGAGAATCAATACCACCACTTACTAATTTTCGAAAATCATGGCATATACAAAACAGTGGTAGAGAAGCATGGCCTGATGGAGTTTGCTTACAGTATATAGGAGGAGTGCAAATGGGTGAATGTACAAAAATACCAGTCCCATCTTTAGGCCCAGGAGAAATAACAGAGGTGAGCGTGGATCTTCAAAGTCCTCCACATTGTGGTACATTTCAAAGTAAATGGAGGATGATGGTAAAATCTACAGAAATCTTGTTTGGAG atgTTATTTGGATAACTATTACAGTAAGTGAAAGTGGCACTCTAGCCATTACTCAACAACTGCATCAATTAAGTACTTCATCATCTAATGATACAAAGATGTGCTAG